One genomic segment of Oncorhynchus kisutch isolate 150728-3 linkage group LG15, Okis_V2, whole genome shotgun sequence includes these proteins:
- the LOC109878029 gene encoding shootin-1-like codes for MLPSSSSGLVQMEGCGAEARDTQKMQCMKLTEERDEAESQLKHIKRVSQMVIEEVSVLQTQLEIEKSCRENAEALATKLNSENRKLKYLSLSSRPCLDEMLPSITDCIPLEEEMETQDTSPDPYSQYQQQGKELQETVSTLLEEKKWLACQLQEQQRQIEELTALTEKEQAEIKELHKTMEQQGKTIKRFNRVSVMATTEFEEMKEQLDLEQSLRVKAETYAHEMLVKQKEANRQSMILLQNADPSLQLIKALEDVANVTKTLEQERLQHHQKVKALEAELQEYSLKQQIAELQSQLELMEEEKRETDGCLQEVEKKNRDLEKRVQELLQVQKSAEPSPGHEPGIAPPPAPVPQPPPPPPPPPPPPPPPPPSRCNPLSSLIAIMRKSSKGSKGGSPKLEQTPEGGAEGGAEGGTDDVKVKAVNEMMERIKHGVVLRPVKGGDTKRVAVKQPPVMEEKLPQESAMEELKGILETVKKSPSRGSQESVPPPPGKSPVSSELEVILRRRRKQACDSRDGDESRDGQISKVSSSDSLNGRHSQSSHSSDSSGKEPEGPTGPGPGQSPREPASPSGRGPGPAVAARRRSDSGQEPQAGSWQDRRSRTSLSEKEAYSEAPVTNGCIVSGEEPEKEKPEKWAPPQANGISHLNPSLTMETDTHATLSPSLSAVPNPLSGNGSTDAEC; via the exons ATGCTACCGTCTTCATCATCGGGGCTGGTGCAGATGGAAGGATGTGGGGCGGAGGCGCGAGATACCCAAAAAATGCAG TGCATGAaactgactgaagagagagatgaagcaGAGAGCCAGCTGAAACACATCAAGAGAG TTTCCCAAATGGTGATCGAGGAGGTGAGCGTTCTGCAGACGCAGCTGGAGATAGAAAAATCCTGCAGAGAAAATGCTGAGGCCCTTGCCACCAAG TTGAACAGTGAGAACAGGAAGCTGAAGTATCTGAGCCTGTCGTCTCGACCCTGTCTGGATGAGATGCTACCTAGTATCACAGACTGCATACCTCTGGAAGAGGAGATGGAAACACAGGACACCAGCCCTGACCCCTACAGCCAGTACCAACAGCAGGGTAAAG AGCTGCAGGAGACAGTGAGCACTCTGCTGGAGGAGAAGAAGTGGCTCGCCTGTCAGCTTCAAGAGCAGCAGAGACAGATTGAAGAGCTAACAGCCCTG ACTGAGAAGGAGCAGGCTGAAATTAAGGAGCTTCACAAAACCATGGAGCAACAAGGCAAGACCATCAAGAGGTTCAATAGAG tgtCTGTGATGGCTACTACAGAGTTTGAGGAGATGAAGGAGCAGCTGGATTTGGAGCAGAGCCTGAGGGTGAAGGCTGAGACGTATGCCCacgag ATGTTGGTGAAGCAGAAAGAGGCTAACAGACAGAGTATGATCCTGCTGCAGAACGCTGACCCCAGCCTGCAGCTGATCAAGGCTCTGGAGGACGTGGCTAATGTTACCAAGACTCTGGAGCAGGAGAGACTGCAGCATCACCAGAAG GTGAAGGCTCTGGAGGCTGAGCTACAGGAGTACTCTCTGAAACAGCAGATAGCAGAGCTGCAGAGCCAGCTGGAactgatggaggaggagaagagagagacagatggatgtctGCAGGAAGTAGAGAAGAAGAACCGTGACCTAGAGAAAAGAG TGCAAGAGCTGCTGCAGGTCCAGAAGAGCGCTGAGCCCTCACCAGGCCATGAACCAGGGATCGCCCCACCCCCCGCCCCTGTTCCCcagccccctccacccccaccaccaccccctccccctcctccaccccctcccccatCGCGATGCAACCCCCTAAG CTCACTGATTGCAATCATGAGGAAATCATCCAAGGGTTCAAAGGGAGGATCCCCGAAGTTGGAACAAACTCCTG AAGGAGGTGCAGAAGGAGGTGCAGAAGGAGGTACAGATGATGTCAAAGTGAAGGCAGTCAatgagatgatggagaggatTAAACATGGAGTGGTTCTGAGGCCTGTCAAGGGAGGAGACACTAAG AGAGTTGCCGTAAAA CAACCTCCAGTCATGGAAGAAAAGTTGCCACAGGAGAGTGCCATGGAAGAACTGAAAGGCATTCTG GAGACAGTGAAGAAGAGTCCCAGTCGGGGGTCTCAGGAGTCGGTCCCGCCCCCCCCAGGGAAGAGCCCTGTCAGCAGTGAGCTAGAGGTCATCCTCAGGCGGAGACGTAAACAGGCCTGTGACTCCAGAGATGGAG ATGAGAGCAGGGACGGACAAATAAGCAAGGTTTCGTCCTCTGACAGCCTGAACGGGAGGCACAGCCAGAGCTCCCACAGCTCTGACAGCTCAGGCAAAGAGCCAGAGGGGCCTACAGGACCAGGGCCTGGGCAGAGCCCCAGAGAGCCAGCCTCCCCCAGCGGAAGGGGCCCCGGCCCAGCCGTAGCAGCCAGGCGCAGGTCAGACTCTGGCCAAGAGCCCCAAGCAGGGTCCTGGCAAGACAGGAGGTCCCGTACTTCTTTGTCTGAGAAAGAGGCCTACTCCGAGGCGCCGGTAACCAATGGATGCATTGTCAG TGGGGAGGAGCCTGAGAAGGAGAAGCCTGAGAAATGGGCACCACCACAGGCCAACGGAATCAGCCACCTTAACCCTAGTCTGACTATGGAGACAGACACGCATGCCACACTGTCTCCCAGCCTCTCCGCAGTGCCCAACCCACTCAGCGGGAATGGGAGTACAGATGCAGAGTGTTGA